The window TAAAGAGATGATTGTCTTCGATCCGAATCCGTAAGTACATAAGTAAATTATTCAAGCCTGACCCCAGCACTTCCAGCACTTCAGCACCTTAAGAAAAAGCCCCACACCAATGTTGGAGTGGGGCTTTTTTCCGCAAATGATTTTTGCTTGTTTTAGGACCCGTCAGAGAATTATTTTACTCCTTAAACCGTGTCACAATCTGTTCCGTAAAGAACCTTTCTACTTCATTTTCCGTAAGAGAGTACACAGTCTCTTCGTTACCAATTCTCACCGAAACAGACTGGCCACATTGATCCATGCAAAACAAGGCTTTAGCTTCCACCTGATCACCCACTCCGTGCCGAATAATCATTTCCTGCATGGCACTGATAACATTATAAGAACCCTTCAGATGACATGCACTTCCTACACACACATGAATAATGGTCATTCTTACCCCTCCTCTATACCGTTGCTGGGCTGACTGTATTCTACATGGAGCAGTTCATGAACCTTATTTTTCAATAATCCACTATATAATGGCATGATAATGGGATTTTCTTCAGATCGCCTGATTTGTGATAATTTATCGGCTTTGTATAGGCCTCCAGAACGTTCCCGAGTGTTTCTTTGCAGAGCATAGGGCTGACCAGCACCACCGATACAGCCACCAGGACAGGCCATGGCTTCGATAAAATCGTATTGAACAGTGCCTGCCTTTATTTTTTTAATAACGTCATCTACATTCTTCAACCCGTGGACGACGGCTATTCGGATGGTTTTTTCTCCCAATGTAATTTCTGCTTCTTTGGCACCCTCTACACCTCTGATACCTGTATAGGATATGTCCATCATTGCTTCCCTGCTTTTGTCTTCCATTAACCGGCGAATCACCGCTTCTGACACACCGCCTGTCACACCAAAAATGATGCCAGCTCCACTGCAGATGCCAAAAGGAACATCCGTAGCTTCTGGTTCCAACTGACTGAAAACAATCCCGGCTTCCTTAAGCATAAGGACCAATTCCTGAGTGGTGATAACATAATCAACATCTGAAACGCCGTTACGCTTAAATTCTTCCCGAGCGGCTTCCTGTTTTTTGGCCGTACAAGGCATAATTGCTACACTGACTATTTCTCGACTATCTACCTTTTTCATGCTTCCAGCGTGTTCTTTCAAGATAGCCCCAAACATTTGCATGGGAGATTTACAGGAAGATACGTGGTGCTTGTATTCTGGGTATTTTGTTTCCACGTAATTAATCCAAGCAGGACAGCAAGAAGTAAACATAGGTAGTTTTTCGTCGCTACTCAGTCTTTTTCTTAATTCTGCAGCCTCTTCCATCACTGTTAAATCCGCACAAACAGAGGTGTCATATATTTCATCAAAGCCCAACTTTCGCAAACCCGCCACCATTTCACCCATGACATTTTCTCCGGACGGAAGGCCAAACTCTTCCCCCAGAGCCACTCGCACAGCAGGAGCCACCTGGACGGCAACCCGCTTGTCCTCATTGTAAATAGCCTCCCACACAGCAGCTCTGTCATCCTTGACGGCGATGGCACCAGTTGGACAAACAGCCGCACACTGACCACAGCTCACACAGGGGGTGTTGGCGATGGGCTCCTCAAAAGCCGTACTAACGGTCATCTTTGATCCCCTTCCCTTAAAATCGATGACCGCTACGTTTTGTACTTCATCGCACATCCTAACACAGTCCCCACAAAGAATACATCTGTTTGGATCCCTTGTAATTGCACGGCTGGAGCGATCAACAGGATGATCATGCCTGAAGCCATTTCCGCCGTCAAACCGAACTCTGCTTACATTGTACCGCAACGCTAGCTCTTGCAAGCGGCATTTCCCATTCTTGGAACAGGTGGTGCAATCACGACAATGCGAAGACAACAACAGCTCCAGAATCATCTTTCTGTGCTTTTGCAACTTAGGGGTGTTGGTCTTAATTTTCATACCCTCCCGAGGCGGAGTATAACAGGAAGCCTCTACGCCTCCCCATTCATTTTCCACGACGCACATCCGGCAAGCACCAAATACGGATAGTTCGGTATAATAGCAAAAGGTAGGCAGCTCAACACCCGCTTTGCGTACTACCTGCAACACATTTTTTTCATCGGTGTAATCCACTCGACGGCCATCTACCCACATACATTTCTTATCATGATTTTTGTTGTTCATTTTGTCATCCCTCCAAGATCGCTTTAAATGGACATAACGGCACACAAGCACCACATTTGATGCACTTTGTTTCGTCCAAATGAAACGGTTTCTTCACTTCACCACTGATGGCGTCCACTGGACAGCCACGAACACATTTGGTACACCCACGACACAAGGACTCATCAATATAATAACGACCCAAAGCCTCACAATTTTTGGTTGGACATTTTTTATCCAGAATATGAGCCAGGTATTCGTCCTTAAAATGTGTAATGGTACTGACTACGGGAGAACCAGCTGTTTTTCCCAAACCGCACAAAGCCGTTTCTGAAATGGTTTCTTCAAGGCTCAGGAGGGTATCGATGTCTTCCTCTTCCCCTTCTCCTGCCACAATTCTGTCCAATATATGGAGCATAGCCTTGGTACCTTCCCGACAGGGAACACATTTACCGCAGGATTCATTCTGGGTAAAATTCATGAAGAAACGAGCTACTTCTACCATGCAGGTATTGTCATCCATGACCACCAAACCACCTGAACCAATCATGGCACCTGCTTTCACCAGAGTATCAAAATCTAAAGACAAATCCAGGTGCTGAGCCGTGAGACATCCTCCTGATGGTCCACCAATCTGTACAGCCTTAAACTCACGACCATCTCTCACCCCGCCACCAATATCAAATACCACTTCCCTGATGGTGGTACCCATAGGCACTTCAATCAGACCCGTATTGTTCACATTACCAGTTAAGGCAAAGGCTTTGGTACCGTAATTTTTTTCGATGCCTATCTCTTTATAGGCTTGAGACGTCATAGTAAGAATAACCGGTACATTGGCAAAAGTCTCCACATTATTTAACACCGTAGGCTTTCCAAAGAGTCCCTTTTCAACGGTACGAGGAGGTTTTACCCGAGGCATCCCTCGGTTTCCTTCAATAGAAGCTGTCAAGGCACTACCTTCTCCGCATACAAAAGCGCCAGCACCCTGGCTGATATGAATCTTAAAATGAAACTCTGTTCCTAGAATCCCTTTGCCTAAAAGATTGTATTTTTCCGCCTGATTAATGGCATTTTTTAATCGGTTAACGGCTAAAGGATATTCAGCTCTCACATAGATATATCCTACCTCTGCTCCTGTGGCAATACCTGCAATCATCATGCCTTCAAGGATTCTATGGGGATCACCTTCCATAAGACTTCTGTCCATAAAGGCACCTGGATCTCCTTCATCTCCGTTGCACACCACATATTTCACTTTTTCTTTCTGACGGTTCACCTGTTGCCATTTGGTACCAGCAGGGAATCCACCACCACCCCGGCCTCTGAGTTCCGCTTGGTTCATTTCCTGACAAATCTCTTCTGGCGTCATTTCGAAGAGAGCCAGCTCCAGTGCTTTATAACCGTCATTAGCAATATACGCCTCAATGGATTCAGCGTCTATATGTCCACAATTTGAAAGGACAAGCCGTGTCTGTTTTTTATAGAAAGGAATTTCTTCCTGGGTATCGCAAGTCATACCATTCTCGTTATACAACAGCCTTTCAACCGGCTGATTCCCTATAATACTGGTTTCAATGATTTCTGCACAATCCTCTGGCTTGACTCTCATGAAAAACCAGCCGGCAGGGTCAATACGTACCAAAGGTCCCACTTCACAGTAGCCATGGCAACCACTTTTTTTCAGACCGATGCTTTCATGCTCCAGTTCATGACCAAGCTCAATGGAACAGTTAATTCCATGGTCTTCACATAGCCTTTTGAAGGTATCAAAAACCACATTAGCACCTCCAGCCACACAGCCCGTTCCGGCACAGACAAGTATTTTTTTTGTTTCAAGGGATAAGTGCTCCCTAAAGCTTTTTCTGACGTCAACCAGAGACTGCCTATCAGCAATTAGATTCATCTGCGTCACCTTCCTTTCTGAGATCTGCTAACAGAGTCTGTACTTTTTCCGGCGTCATAGCTGCATGCATCTCTTCGTTCACGGCTATCACTGGCGCCAAACCACATGCCCCAAGGCAGGACACTGCTTCCACGGTGAAGAGCATATCATCAGTGGTGTGCTTTTCATCGGTTAAGGACAGATTGGCCCTTAGTGCATTCAAAATAGGAATGGATTTACGCACATGACAGGCAGTACCGTCACATACCCGGATAATGTATTTACCTTTTGGCTCCAGAGAAAAGTTTTCATAAAAGCTGGCTACACTGTAAATTTTGGCAATACTGATATCCATTTTTTCAGCGATGTACTCCAGAGCGTAGCGGGGAAGGTAGCGATATTCGCTTTGAATTTCCTGCATGATGGGAATGAGCGCAGCGTTTCCGGAATCTGAGGATTCCAGAATCCTGTCAAGCGTTTCTTTTTGTACTTGTTCCATTACAATCTCCTCCTTGTGTTCATGCGGGACCCGCATGGTTTAGTAATGCCGTACTTTGGTCCTGTTGCCACTTCCTTTAGCGATTTAATCAATTCTCCAGAATGCCTACGGGCGATCTTCTAATCCCTAGGTAAAAGAGGATAAGAATGCGTTATCCAGGGACGTAGCACCGCTTATCTCCCTCTTGAAGAAGGGGGAGTCTTAGGGATGGTAGTTATCAGGCAAATCTCATGATTGTTATTTTTTTAACTATCTTGAGCATCTTTCAACCTCATTCAGCCGTATTCAGCCGCAGACCTTACAATCTTTGATGCAATCAACTCTCATCAAATTCTTTCTAAAGTCTTTATCCGATGGCTGTCGCCAAATGATCAGATTGAATCGCCTACTAATGGATAACAAATTCTAACCTCCCGATGAAATTAAAACTCCACCGGAAGGTTAGAATCCTATTGAGGCCCTAGCTCCCAAAGGTTTTTCGCCGTTTTGTTACATATTTAACAATAACATCTTATCGTCTCTTTCCGACTTTGTCAATCCCCGCTTTTCGATTTCTTTTTCCCCGCAGACAGCTTATACCAAAGTGCACAGAACTCGCAAGGATGGGACGCGGGGACGTTTCTCTCCGTCTTGTTGTGTTGTGTTGTGTTGTGTTGTGTTTTATTTTTTCTTGTTTCAACCTTCAGATCTACTTCGAAGAGTCTAGTTGAATGTTGTTCTATCCTGCATAAGTAAATTATTCAAGCCTGACCCCATTCGTTTCTCTATACAAATTTTTCTTCTATCAGAAATTCTTCAAATTTCGCCAAGCTTTCTGGTACATTTTTCCGACCATAACCCATTCTAAAATATTGGTCTTCCATGTCATAGATCTCAGAAGGCAATAGTAGCACTCCCTTCTTCTCAACAGCCATCTGGCAAAAGTCTTTCACCGGCATGTCCAGGAGGAGCTTATGATAGGCAACAGGCCCGCAGGTGATCGCTTTTTTCTCAAAGATTTGAGGATACCTGTCAAAAAATTTGTCCACCTGTTTGATGTTTTCCCGGATAATCTGACGATTCCGCTCCAGCAATTTTTCCCCATGTTTCAGCGCCACTTTTGCCAAAAATTCTGAAGGAGCGGAATTGCAGATGCTCATGTAATGCTTAAACTTTACTACTTTTTCAAGTGTTTCATGGTCCTTTGACACCAGCCATCCCACCCGAAGACCAGCCAGGCCGTAGGCTTTGGACATTACTCCCAGGGAGGCGCATTTGTCATAATGATCCGCCATCCAATCCCGCTTTTCTCCCTCCAGTTCCAAACCCTTATAAACTTCATCGGAAAACAGGTAGAGGTCATGTTTTTTGCAGATAGCACACAATCGCTTTATTTCATCATTGGTAAAGGTGTATCCGGTAGGGTTATTGGGTGAAGTGATGGCAATGAGTTTTGTGTTGGGCTTGATCAAAGCTTCCAATTCATCAAAATCCATTTCCCAATGAGTTCCCTTATCCCGAATATACCATTTGGAACACTCACAATTTGGAATGGAGTTGGCCACTTCATAAGCAGACTGATAATTAGGGTACATGGCAATCATATGATCCCCTTCCCCTAGCATCACATTCATATATCCGAAAATAGCTTCCTGAGCTCCATGAAAAGCCAGCACATCTTCATCGGTCATGTTTTGGTACAGCTTGGCAATGAGTTTTCTCAACTCCGGATCTCCCCAGGTTTCTGTATAGCCAAGCCACTGGTTCATAAATTCTTCCTGGGCCTCTGGTTCAAGTGCCAGCAGCTCGCCTGTTGACATAGCTTCGCAGTCAGACTGGGTAAGGAGATAGGGTGCGGTAAACTCATACTTCCCAAAATAACATTCCAGTTTAAAATCATTCATTTGCATGGATCCGTTCCCCCTTTTTACTTGAATAGTTTCTTTATGACACTGAATAGATCAAAGGTAGTTTTTTTATACACTTTATTCTTAATTGCTCTTTTGGGATTCTTTGCGTATCCCATACCTTTCATACCATACAGAGGATTAACCGCTCCTTTTGCTTTTCGCTTTAGCTTTCCTGTGGTTCTTGCCTTTACTCGTTTCTTCAAGCTAGGTGTGCGCATTCCTATTTTCATTCTTAGGCTCCTTGTATAATGTATTTAGGTTAATAAAGGCAACCTATAAGCCTTTGAGTCCTGCAAGATCATACACTTAAGTGTATGATCTATTTATTAGAGTGCCTGGCTGACAAAAAAACATCGTAGTCATGCCCTTAATCTATTAATACACTTTTATCAGCTTAATTCCTTTTAAGAAGCCACCCCTTTCGTCCCTTTTTTTAGCTCTCATCTTTTCCAGCTCATCGAAATCTATGTTTCGATGATGCACAATTCCATGAATCACTTCCAAAATGTCAGCAAGCTCTTCGATGCTATTGCTTTCAAGATATTCTTCTACTTCCTCTGCTAATTTTTTGTTTAATAGTTGCATCAGTTCTTCGCCTGTTACTCTTTTCGTTACACATTTTTTATGACTTTCTTCAATGATGGTAGGTATTTCATCTCTGATTAGTTTGTTATATAGGATCTCTCCCATTATGACAGACCTCCTTTTCGGGGATGGTATTGGATATCGTTATCATGATTTATGCCCCTTTCATCGATAATAAAACCCTTAAACAGCTTGTTTTTAGACAGTACCTATGGGCTTTGATACTGTTTATTACAAGCATACAGGTTGAATATCGTCCCAAAGTTTCCTATTCCTTCATCATAGCAAACAAACAGATAGTATTTTTGTTTCCATCGCATATACTCGGT is drawn from Tindallia californiensis and contains these coding sequences:
- a CDS encoding (2Fe-2S) ferredoxin domain-containing protein gives rise to the protein MTIIHVCVGSACHLKGSYNVISAMQEMIIRHGVGDQVEAKALFCMDQCGQSVSVRIGNEETVYSLTENEVERFFTEQIVTRFKE
- a CDS encoding [FeFe] hydrogenase, group A, with protein sequence MNNKNHDKKCMWVDGRRVDYTDEKNVLQVVRKAGVELPTFCYYTELSVFGACRMCVVENEWGGVEASCYTPPREGMKIKTNTPKLQKHRKMILELLLSSHCRDCTTCSKNGKCRLQELALRYNVSRVRFDGGNGFRHDHPVDRSSRAITRDPNRCILCGDCVRMCDEVQNVAVIDFKGRGSKMTVSTAFEEPIANTPCVSCGQCAAVCPTGAIAVKDDRAAVWEAIYNEDKRVAVQVAPAVRVALGEEFGLPSGENVMGEMVAGLRKLGFDEIYDTSVCADLTVMEEAAELRKRLSSDEKLPMFTSCCPAWINYVETKYPEYKHHVSSCKSPMQMFGAILKEHAGSMKKVDSREIVSVAIMPCTAKKQEAAREEFKRNGVSDVDYVITTQELVLMLKEAGIVFSQLEPEATDVPFGICSGAGIIFGVTGGVSEAVIRRLMEDKSREAMMDISYTGIRGVEGAKEAEITLGEKTIRIAVVHGLKNVDDVIKKIKAGTVQYDFIEAMACPGGCIGGAGQPYALQRNTRERSGGLYKADKLSQIRRSEENPIIMPLYSGLLKNKVHELLHVEYSQPSNGIEEG
- a CDS encoding NADH-quinone oxidoreductase subunit NuoF, with the protein product MNLIADRQSLVDVRKSFREHLSLETKKILVCAGTGCVAGGANVVFDTFKRLCEDHGINCSIELGHELEHESIGLKKSGCHGYCEVGPLVRIDPAGWFFMRVKPEDCAEIIETSIIGNQPVERLLYNENGMTCDTQEEIPFYKKQTRLVLSNCGHIDAESIEAYIANDGYKALELALFEMTPEEICQEMNQAELRGRGGGGFPAGTKWQQVNRQKEKVKYVVCNGDEGDPGAFMDRSLMEGDPHRILEGMMIAGIATGAEVGYIYVRAEYPLAVNRLKNAINQAEKYNLLGKGILGTEFHFKIHISQGAGAFVCGEGSALTASIEGNRGMPRVKPPRTVEKGLFGKPTVLNNVETFANVPVILTMTSQAYKEIGIEKNYGTKAFALTGNVNNTGLIEVPMGTTIREVVFDIGGGVRDGREFKAVQIGGPSGGCLTAQHLDLSLDFDTLVKAGAMIGSGGLVVMDDNTCMVEVARFFMNFTQNESCGKCVPCREGTKAMLHILDRIVAGEGEEEDIDTLLSLEETISETALCGLGKTAGSPVVSTITHFKDEYLAHILDKKCPTKNCEALGRYYIDESLCRGCTKCVRGCPVDAISGEVKKPFHLDETKCIKCGACVPLCPFKAILEG
- a CDS encoding NADH-quinone oxidoreductase subunit NuoE family protein — protein: MEQVQKETLDRILESSDSGNAALIPIMQEIQSEYRYLPRYALEYIAEKMDISIAKIYSVASFYENFSLEPKGKYIIRVCDGTACHVRKSIPILNALRANLSLTDEKHTTDDMLFTVEAVSCLGACGLAPVIAVNEEMHAAMTPEKVQTLLADLRKEGDADESNC
- a CDS encoding aminotransferase class I/II-fold pyridoxal phosphate-dependent enzyme, whose product is MQMNDFKLECYFGKYEFTAPYLLTQSDCEAMSTGELLALEPEAQEEFMNQWLGYTETWGDPELRKLIAKLYQNMTDEDVLAFHGAQEAIFGYMNVMLGEGDHMIAMYPNYQSAYEVANSIPNCECSKWYIRDKGTHWEMDFDELEALIKPNTKLIAITSPNNPTGYTFTNDEIKRLCAICKKHDLYLFSDEVYKGLELEGEKRDWMADHYDKCASLGVMSKAYGLAGLRVGWLVSKDHETLEKVVKFKHYMSICNSAPSEFLAKVALKHGEKLLERNRQIIRENIKQVDKFFDRYPQIFEKKAITCGPVAYHKLLLDMPVKDFCQMAVEKKGVLLLPSEIYDMEDQYFRMGYGRKNVPESLAKFEEFLIEEKFV
- a CDS encoding nucleoside triphosphate pyrophosphohydrolase; this translates as MGEILYNKLIRDEIPTIIEESHKKCVTKRVTGEELMQLLNKKLAEEVEEYLESNSIEELADILEVIHGIVHHRNIDFDELEKMRAKKRDERGGFLKGIKLIKVY